From one Microlunatus sp. Gsoil 973 genomic stretch:
- a CDS encoding phosphodiester glycosidase family protein, with protein MSNIEARQSENSFRFSRRGLIAGAVATAGLVATNRYAYGDPSDSERAAAPVLTGGTGFERPDYQTTVEGESVEVNRIDLPVAPGIALTTFDTFGRSGWLRVSVLNADLTLPSVDVDLVADKISDPWTLAATADAQRAVAAVNGDYFDITQTNAPIGPEVKNGELRKADIRHATVATVGVDRIARIADLVLDGTITVAGVRCPLAAVNTVALPMDGVAIFTPLWGDASRSLLQGTGPYTELIVKNGTVSGISGKITEEPVPDDGLVVIGTGTGADRLAAARVGDPVAVSYAARTDSPVGLRMALGSGAVLVTNGRPVDFPPSTGNDEPKPRSAIGWPASGDRVLLVAIDGGANFSTGLSFDDTAKLMVRLGADSAFMLDGGGSTEMVARHPGDRKVTVTNTPSDGNERLIADGVGLFGARGSGRLRGLDLRPQADRVVPGLTLTLVAAGYDEAWAPVEVEKVDWSVVPPKLGTVHEGLLHAGQPGAGSLHASSGAAHGRHPIRVIGELDHLMFTDTVITIDTKGSASVGLTGVDADGFGAPVAARDVGLDYDHDVITVAEADDGGLTISGLDVPGGTTTALTATVGSTSTTLTVVVGWVEEPLADFEPEETWTALAARGSATVAYVDATDRPDAPAGNHALQLSYDFTGQPSTSAAYAVAGSPITLPAGAKKLSLWVKGDGKLHWLRAMMSSQGTTNVPFTFATVVDWTGWKQVVGDIPDGFSAPITLTRVYIAETSQTNKNSGALLFDGLTALVGNQPPNDQPPHPDPYVLEQRSAVGTRRWTFAVLSDLHVSAAQGLDSFSGRQAGIALDQAVAAGPDFLLINGDFVDGDDPADFELALGLLEDHVPADLPVYWGPGNHEAGLSASGGLDAFVAATGRPTHQIFDHRGTRVIMLDSHTGDIRTSDWDQIIGLREELDKAAVDPALRSVIVSFHHPLADPTGAGASQLSDQLEAMMIKNWLTDFRERAGKPIALFTGHVHTASVRRDDGLLEVTTPAVGKTPYASPDHGGFFGWMLVGVDPEPGTITAGKPSPQTRTWLQAKVNPVIDKITLTAPAAITVGDSAAVSATGSTTGFGLTFPLRFPASVVWSGSAGLVIIESVADLQKAMSRTGTLAVLDRGSGRLHAVQPGSVQVTVASGGLSRSATVQLVH; from the coding sequence ATGTCCAACATCGAAGCGCGCCAATCTGAAAATAGTTTTCGGTTCTCCCGGCGCGGGCTGATCGCCGGGGCGGTCGCCACTGCTGGTCTGGTCGCGACGAACCGCTACGCCTACGGAGACCCTTCCGACTCCGAGCGGGCCGCAGCACCGGTGCTGACCGGCGGCACCGGATTCGAGCGACCCGACTACCAGACCACGGTTGAGGGCGAATCAGTCGAGGTGAACCGGATCGACCTGCCGGTCGCTCCAGGGATCGCGCTGACCACGTTCGACACGTTCGGCCGCAGCGGCTGGCTGCGGGTCAGCGTGCTGAACGCCGACCTCACACTGCCGTCGGTCGACGTGGACCTGGTGGCGGACAAGATCAGCGACCCCTGGACGCTGGCGGCAACCGCTGATGCCCAGCGGGCGGTCGCCGCGGTGAACGGTGACTATTTCGACATCACCCAGACCAACGCGCCGATCGGTCCGGAGGTCAAGAACGGGGAGCTGCGCAAGGCCGACATCAGGCACGCCACGGTGGCGACGGTCGGCGTCGACCGGATCGCCCGGATCGCCGATCTCGTGCTCGACGGAACGATCACCGTCGCAGGCGTGCGGTGCCCGCTGGCCGCGGTCAACACCGTCGCCCTACCGATGGACGGAGTCGCGATCTTCACCCCGCTGTGGGGTGACGCGTCCCGTTCATTGCTGCAGGGCACGGGCCCGTACACCGAACTGATCGTCAAGAACGGCACGGTCAGTGGGATCAGCGGCAAGATCACCGAGGAACCGGTCCCGGACGATGGATTGGTCGTCATCGGCACCGGAACCGGCGCGGATCGGCTCGCCGCGGCCAGGGTCGGCGATCCGGTTGCCGTCTCGTACGCCGCCAGAACCGACTCACCGGTCGGCCTTCGGATGGCACTGGGCAGTGGGGCGGTCCTGGTCACGAACGGCCGACCCGTGGACTTCCCGCCCAGCACCGGCAACGACGAACCCAAGCCGCGGTCGGCGATCGGCTGGCCGGCATCGGGCGACCGAGTCCTGCTGGTCGCGATCGACGGGGGTGCCAACTTCTCCACCGGGCTGAGCTTCGATGACACTGCGAAGTTGATGGTCCGGCTCGGCGCGGACAGCGCGTTCATGTTGGACGGCGGCGGGTCCACCGAAATGGTTGCCCGGCATCCCGGCGACCGGAAGGTGACCGTGACCAACACACCGTCGGACGGCAACGAGCGGCTGATCGCCGACGGCGTCGGCCTGTTCGGTGCCAGAGGGTCCGGGCGGCTTCGTGGCCTTGATCTGCGGCCGCAGGCCGATCGCGTTGTTCCGGGGCTGACGCTGACGCTCGTGGCCGCCGGATACGACGAGGCGTGGGCGCCGGTCGAGGTGGAGAAGGTCGACTGGAGCGTCGTCCCGCCCAAGCTCGGCACCGTCCACGAGGGCCTCCTGCACGCCGGACAACCAGGCGCCGGGTCGCTGCATGCGTCCTCCGGTGCGGCACACGGCAGGCATCCGATCCGGGTGATCGGCGAACTCGATCATCTGATGTTCACCGACACCGTGATCACCATCGACACCAAAGGCAGCGCATCGGTCGGCCTCACCGGTGTCGACGCCGACGGCTTCGGCGCCCCAGTCGCCGCCCGCGATGTGGGCCTCGACTACGACCACGACGTGATCACGGTGGCTGAGGCCGACGACGGCGGCCTGACGATCAGCGGCCTGGACGTTCCCGGCGGCACCACCACCGCGCTGACCGCAACCGTCGGCAGCACGTCGACGACGTTGACGGTCGTCGTGGGCTGGGTGGAGGAACCGCTCGCCGACTTCGAGCCGGAGGAGACCTGGACCGCACTCGCCGCCCGCGGCTCGGCCACGGTGGCCTATGTCGACGCCACCGACCGGCCGGACGCACCGGCCGGTAACCACGCGCTGCAACTCAGCTACGACTTCACCGGCCAGCCCAGCACCTCAGCGGCATATGCCGTTGCCGGATCACCGATCACCCTGCCGGCCGGCGCCAAGAAGCTGTCGCTGTGGGTCAAGGGCGACGGGAAGCTGCACTGGCTGCGGGCGATGATGTCCTCCCAGGGCACCACCAATGTGCCGTTCACCTTCGCCACGGTGGTCGACTGGACCGGCTGGAAGCAGGTGGTCGGCGACATTCCCGACGGCTTCTCCGCGCCGATCACCCTGACCCGCGTCTACATCGCCGAAACCTCGCAGACCAACAAGAACTCCGGTGCGCTGCTGTTCGACGGCCTGACCGCTCTCGTCGGCAACCAGCCGCCCAACGACCAGCCGCCGCACCCGGACCCCTACGTTCTCGAGCAACGCTCGGCGGTCGGCACCCGACGCTGGACCTTCGCCGTGCTGTCCGATCTGCACGTCAGCGCCGCGCAGGGCCTTGATTCGTTCTCCGGGCGACAGGCCGGGATAGCGCTGGATCAGGCGGTCGCCGCCGGACCGGACTTCCTCCTGATCAACGGCGATTTCGTCGACGGTGACGATCCGGCCGACTTCGAGCTGGCGTTGGGGTTGCTGGAAGATCACGTACCCGCGGATCTCCCGGTCTATTGGGGTCCGGGCAACCACGAGGCGGGCCTTTCGGCGAGCGGCGGACTGGACGCCTTCGTTGCGGCCACCGGCCGGCCGACCCACCAGATCTTCGATCACCGCGGCACCCGGGTGATCATGCTCGACTCCCACACGGGTGACATCCGCACCTCCGACTGGGACCAGATCATCGGGTTGCGTGAGGAACTCGACAAGGCTGCAGTCGATCCTGCGTTGAGGTCGGTGATCGTCTCCTTCCACCATCCGCTTGCCGATCCGACCGGAGCCGGCGCCTCCCAGCTGTCCGACCAGCTCGAGGCGATGATGATCAAGAACTGGCTCACCGACTTCCGGGAGCGTGCCGGTAAGCCCATCGCGCTGTTCACCGGTCACGTTCACACGGCGTCGGTCCGCCGCGACGACGGTCTGCTGGAGGTGACCACTCCGGCCGTCGGCAAGACGCCGTACGCGTCACCGGACCACGGCGGATTCTTCGGCTGGATGCTGGTCGGGGTCGACCCGGAACCGGGAACGATCACTGCGGGAAAGCCCAGCCCGCAGACCCGCACCTGGCTGCAGGCAAAGGTCAACCCGGTGATCGACAAGATCACGCTGACCGCACCGGCCGCGATCACGGTCGGGGACTCCGCGGCCGTGTCGGCGACCGGCAGTACGACCGGGTTCGGCCTGACCTTCCCGCTGCGTTTCCCGGCCAGTGTCGTGTGGTCGGGGAGTGCGGGTCTGGTGATCATCGAATCCGTGGCAGACCTGCAGAAGGCCATGTCTCGGACGGGAACGCTTGCTGTTCTCGATCGTGGTTCGGGCAGGCTACATGCCGTACAACCCGGATCGGTGCAGGTCACGGTCGCCTCCGGCGGTCTCAGCCGGTCAGCGACGGTTCAGCTGGTCCACTGA
- a CDS encoding DUF2269 family protein: MFKVFLALHILAAVGAVGPLIHAATTAARGLRRSNAASTAEASRMLRVYSIASVIVVIFGFGLMSMISPYTNKKVATFTDTWIWLSVVLWLIGVALSLGVLSRTLDRATTMINNNESIAALRGRVAAVGGLIGVIFAAIIVLMVYRP, encoded by the coding sequence GTGTTCAAAGTCTTCCTCGCCCTGCACATCCTGGCCGCCGTCGGCGCTGTCGGCCCGTTGATCCACGCCGCGACGACGGCCGCCCGCGGATTACGCAGATCCAACGCGGCGTCGACCGCCGAAGCCTCCCGGATGCTGCGCGTGTATTCGATCGCGTCGGTCATCGTGGTGATCTTCGGATTCGGGCTGATGTCGATGATCTCGCCGTACACCAACAAGAAGGTGGCGACCTTCACCGACACCTGGATCTGGCTGTCGGTGGTGCTGTGGCTGATCGGTGTCGCGCTGTCCCTTGGCGTGCTCTCCCGGACACTCGACCGGGCGACCACCATGATCAACAACAACGAGTCGATCGCTGCCCTGCGCGGGCGGGTCGCCGCGGTCGGCGGCCTCATCGGCGTGATCTTCGCGGCGATCATCGTGCTGATGGTCTACCGGCCGTAG
- a CDS encoding nucleoside hydrolase: MSTSRVPLILDCDTGIDDSLALLYLLQHPAADLAAVLSTAGNVPVDVVTANNLCWLEYCGRSDIEVARGVDGPLVAELMTCEDTHGPRGVGYAELPAPTSLPSGRSAADAWIELTKERPGEFVGLVIGPCTNLAHAIGKDPDLPRRLRRLVIMGGAFSHPGNTTPTAEWNVAVDPEAAHVVFNAFGIGGAPQPIICSLGLTERVAFTPDHLVRLARLAGSTPVEHLSAADDHGVRSRAGNRTIGLLTDALRFYFEFHHDHDEGYLAHVHDPFAAAVALEPSIARTRPAVVDVELSGTLTRGTTIADTRGFWGRSPNAQIAVETDVGAFFDDLLMVLADLARRLG; encoded by the coding sequence GTGAGTACCTCGCGCGTTCCGCTGATCCTCGACTGCGACACCGGTATCGACGACAGCCTCGCCCTGCTGTACCTCCTGCAACATCCCGCAGCAGACCTGGCCGCGGTCCTCTCGACCGCCGGCAATGTCCCGGTCGACGTCGTCACCGCCAACAATCTTTGCTGGCTGGAGTATTGCGGCCGTTCCGACATCGAGGTCGCCCGGGGCGTCGACGGTCCGCTGGTCGCCGAACTGATGACCTGTGAGGACACCCACGGCCCGCGCGGGGTCGGCTACGCCGAACTTCCCGCGCCGACATCCCTGCCGTCCGGACGGTCCGCGGCCGATGCCTGGATCGAGCTGACCAAGGAACGCCCGGGCGAGTTCGTCGGCCTGGTGATCGGGCCGTGCACAAACCTGGCCCACGCGATCGGCAAGGATCCCGACCTTCCGCGCCGGTTGCGCCGCTTGGTGATCATGGGTGGTGCCTTCAGTCATCCCGGTAACACGACGCCCACGGCGGAATGGAACGTCGCCGTCGACCCGGAAGCGGCGCACGTGGTGTTCAACGCGTTCGGGATCGGCGGGGCACCCCAGCCCATCATCTGCTCGTTGGGACTGACCGAACGGGTCGCCTTCACTCCGGACCATCTGGTACGCCTCGCCCGGCTCGCCGGGAGCACTCCGGTCGAGCATCTGTCGGCCGCCGATGATCATGGCGTGCGATCCCGGGCCGGCAACCGCACCATCGGGCTGTTGACGGATGCGCTGCGCTTCTACTTCGAGTTCCACCATGATCATGACGAGGGCTACCTCGCTCACGTCCACGACCCGTTTGCGGCTGCCGTCGCCCTCGAGCCCTCGATCGCCCGCACCCGGCCGGCAGTTGTCGATGTCGAACTGTCCGGGACCTTGACGCGTGGCACGACGATCGCCGACACCCGCGGATTCTGGGGCCGGTCACCGAATGCGCAGATCGCGGTGGAGACGGATGTCGGTGCGTTCTTCGACGACCTGTTGATGGTGCTTGCCGATCTTGCTCGCCGGCTGGGCTGA
- a CDS encoding ferredoxin has protein sequence MIANDEEERTQPVRVIIDQDRCLSSGQCVMSAPGVFDQREEDGVVVLIRDDPSDEIADDVRHAAVVCPGRAITVEESPSREVISHE, from the coding sequence GTGATCGCAAACGACGAAGAGGAACGGACGCAACCGGTGCGCGTGATCATCGACCAGGACCGCTGCCTCTCCTCCGGCCAGTGCGTGATGTCAGCACCGGGTGTGTTCGATCAACGTGAGGAGGACGGTGTCGTCGTGCTGATCCGTGACGATCCGAGCGATGAGATCGCCGACGACGTACGCCATGCCGCCGTGGTCTGCCCAGGCCGGGCGATCACCGTTGAGGAATCGCCGAGTCGAGAAGTGATCAGCCACGAGTGA
- a CDS encoding cytochrome P450, translating into MTATTQSRTSDLLDYPAPRASGCPFDPAPALLDKLDQSRLIRVRLADGTTPWLVTRFDDQRSLLADKRVSADITRQGYPVPRHGERGDSMISFILMDDPEHNRLRRMVTAPFTVRRMKQMRPAVQKIVDDQIDLLLSGPNPADLVEAFALPVPSLVICELLGVPYEDHRFFQENSNQIVRVSPDPMVPRAALGRLFGYLDDLVGRMLEAPGKGVLSGLAERVTAGELTRAEAAQTGVLLLVAGHETTANMIALGTLALFEHPEQFRLLRTSEGPRLINSAVEELLRYLSITHLGRRRVAAEDIEFAGQLIRAGEGIIFPNEIANRDPEAFAEPHRLDLSRDARTHLAFGFGAHQCLGQPLARLELDVALTTLYRRIPTLRPASELDEINFKHDHEVYGVSELPVTW; encoded by the coding sequence ATGACGGCAACGACGCAGTCCCGGACCAGCGACCTGCTCGACTACCCGGCCCCACGAGCGAGCGGCTGTCCCTTCGACCCGGCGCCGGCGCTGCTGGACAAGCTCGATCAGAGCCGGTTGATCAGGGTCCGACTCGCAGACGGCACCACCCCGTGGCTGGTCACCCGTTTCGATGATCAACGATCGTTGCTGGCCGACAAGCGGGTCAGCGCCGACATCACCCGGCAGGGGTATCCCGTGCCGCGACACGGCGAGCGGGGTGACAGCATGATCAGCTTCATCCTGATGGACGACCCGGAACACAACCGGCTCCGGCGGATGGTCACCGCACCGTTCACCGTGCGGCGGATGAAACAGATGCGCCCGGCCGTACAGAAGATCGTCGACGATCAGATCGACCTCCTGCTCTCCGGGCCGAACCCCGCGGACCTGGTCGAGGCTTTCGCGCTCCCGGTTCCGTCGCTGGTGATCTGCGAGCTGCTCGGAGTTCCGTACGAAGATCACCGGTTCTTCCAGGAGAACAGCAACCAGATCGTCCGGGTCAGCCCGGACCCGATGGTGCCGCGGGCTGCATTGGGCCGATTGTTCGGTTATCTGGATGATCTTGTGGGCCGGATGCTGGAAGCGCCGGGCAAAGGCGTGCTGTCCGGGCTGGCGGAACGGGTCACGGCGGGGGAGTTGACCCGAGCCGAGGCCGCGCAGACCGGAGTACTCCTGCTGGTCGCCGGACACGAGACCACCGCGAACATGATCGCGCTCGGTACGCTCGCGCTCTTCGAGCATCCCGAACAGTTCCGGCTGCTGCGAACGTCAGAGGGTCCCCGGTTGATCAACTCCGCCGTCGAGGAGTTGCTGCGCTACCTGTCGATCACCCACCTCGGCCGTCGCCGGGTGGCGGCCGAGGACATCGAGTTCGCCGGCCAGCTGATCAGGGCCGGTGAAGGCATCATCTTCCCCAACGAGATCGCCAACCGCGATCCGGAGGCCTTCGCCGAGCCGCACCGTCTCGATCTGTCCCGCGACGCGCGTACCCACCTGGCGTTCGGCTTCGGCGCCCACCAGTGCTTGGGCCAACCCCTGGCCCGACTCGAGCTCGATGTCGCCCTCACCACGCTCTACCGGAGGATCCCGACGCTCCGGCCGGCGAGCGAGCTGGACGAGATCAACTTCAAGCACGACCATGAGGTGTACGGCGTCTCTGAGCTTCCGGTCACCTGGTGA
- a CDS encoding Fe-S cluster assembly protein HesB, whose product MLTLTENASNIVSTIVDKQVQSDDGGLRISGPNDGAFAIAAVAAGEPGDTVVESGDAKVYLEGSASAVLDDKVLDAQVTADGDVQFQLAQQG is encoded by the coding sequence ATGCTCACGCTCACCGAGAACGCCAGCAACATCGTGTCGACCATCGTCGACAAGCAGGTCCAGTCCGACGACGGAGGTCTGCGCATCAGCGGCCCGAACGATGGTGCATTCGCCATCGCGGCGGTGGCAGCGGGTGAACCGGGCGACACCGTCGTCGAGAGTGGGGACGCCAAGGTCTACCTGGAGGGGAGCGCCTCAGCGGTGCTCGATGACAAGGTCCTCGATGCCCAGGTCACCGCAGACGGTGATGTGCAGTTCCAGCTAGCCCAGCAGGGCTGA
- a CDS encoding MFS transporter codes for MDGQQRAGDRPVGNRQVGGQVGHHRAPGVLLAVAGVLLVAACLRPAITSVGPVLDLIGSDVGLGHGAEGLLAALPLLAFAAVSPATHRLSRRVGIDRTVLAALLLLIVGIILRSVGVGGLLWLGTLLIGVAIAVNNVLVPAVVKRDFGNRIAAMTGAYTAIMNTFAAIASGIAVPLAGLSFGVPALHGWRTAVGIWVVLTVAGALVWAVRMRGSVPVQTVVPAVLDPAERHHSIWRSPLAWQVTLHMGLQSTVFYTLVNWLPSIEADAGVSPAVAGLHLFLYQAIGIGAALAASALMTRSTSQRMVAGLITVPILVALVGMLVRPELLALWAVLCGLTSGGSITVALALIGLRTRLATDTARLSGMAQGVGYLLAAGGPVAAGALRSLTGSWIPVIVMLIVLTLLQAVSGYLGGRNRYVGEKDENSLTRRRVPEDPT; via the coding sequence ATGGATGGGCAACAGCGAGCCGGTGACCGGCCGGTCGGCAACCGACAGGTCGGCGGACAGGTCGGACATCATCGCGCGCCGGGAGTGCTGTTGGCCGTCGCGGGTGTGTTGCTGGTCGCGGCGTGCCTGCGGCCGGCGATCACCTCGGTCGGTCCGGTCCTCGACCTGATCGGCTCGGATGTCGGGCTCGGGCATGGCGCCGAGGGCCTGTTGGCCGCGCTGCCGCTGCTGGCCTTCGCCGCGGTGTCCCCAGCGACCCACCGGCTGAGCCGGCGAGTCGGCATCGACCGGACGGTGCTGGCCGCGTTGCTGCTGCTGATCGTCGGGATCATTCTGCGGTCGGTGGGTGTCGGCGGCCTGTTGTGGTTGGGCACGCTGCTGATCGGCGTTGCGATCGCCGTCAACAACGTTCTGGTGCCGGCTGTCGTCAAGCGCGACTTCGGCAATCGGATCGCGGCCATGACCGGCGCGTACACCGCGATCATGAACACCTTTGCCGCGATCGCCTCCGGCATCGCGGTGCCGCTGGCCGGTCTGTCCTTCGGCGTGCCCGCGCTGCACGGTTGGCGTACCGCAGTCGGCATCTGGGTCGTCCTGACGGTGGCGGGCGCGCTGGTCTGGGCCGTCCGGATGCGCGGATCCGTGCCGGTTCAGACCGTCGTTCCCGCAGTCCTCGACCCGGCAGAACGACACCACTCGATATGGCGGTCACCGCTCGCCTGGCAGGTCACCCTGCATATGGGCCTGCAGTCGACGGTCTTCTACACGCTGGTCAACTGGCTGCCGTCCATCGAGGCCGACGCCGGTGTGTCCCCGGCGGTCGCCGGACTGCATCTTTTCCTCTACCAGGCCATCGGCATCGGGGCTGCGCTGGCCGCCAGTGCCCTGATGACGCGCAGCACCAGCCAGCGGATGGTCGCCGGCCTGATCACCGTCCCGATCCTGGTCGCGCTGGTCGGGATGCTGGTTCGGCCCGAGCTGCTGGCGTTGTGGGCGGTGCTCTGCGGTCTGACCTCCGGCGGATCCATCACGGTCGCGTTGGCGCTGATCGGGCTGCGTACCCGGCTGGCGACCGACACGGCCCGGCTGTCGGGCATGGCCCAGGGCGTGGGTTATCTGCTGGCCGCCGGCGGTCCCGTTGCGGCGGGCGCGTTGCGGTCGCTGACCGGATCCTGGATACCGGTGATAGTGATGTTGATCGTGTTGACCCTGTTACAGGCGGTGAGCGGCTACCTGGGTGGGCGGAACCGCTACGTCGGCGAAAAGGACGAGAACTCCCTGACGCGTCGCAGGGTCCCCGAGGATCCCACCTGA
- a CDS encoding amidohydrolase encodes MKDREQLITFRRDLHRHAEPGFLEYRTAGRIEAALAGLPVTLRTGEEVQDLSGVVNHPDRTTRDHWAGLAIANGADPGRTAYFVEYGTAIVAEVEGNRPGPTWALRTDIDALPIREADDDQHLPAKEGYHSTTGAMHACGHDCHAAIGVGLVHRLSDHDFPGTVRVFFQPAEEGVRGAQTMIDAGVLAGVDRMLGVHVAGGRPTSAIVGSVVGGMATRKLAVTFRGLAAHASGSPQDGRNALLAAASASLSIMGLPRFSGTDTRLNVGTLHAGDNVNIVPALAELTCEARADDDGVIEDLTARVRQVIAGAALAYGVEQETVITGRAVTIAPDDELVDRLVSAAKGIPGIPEIVRRAPQGGSDDVNLMIRGVQTNGGQGAYLNVGANSPAPHHNPYFSPDEESIFTAIELLESVFRAG; translated from the coding sequence ATGAAGGACCGCGAACAGCTGATCACCTTCCGCCGGGACCTGCACCGACATGCCGAGCCGGGATTTCTGGAATACCGGACGGCCGGACGGATCGAGGCCGCGCTGGCCGGACTGCCGGTCACCCTCCGGACCGGCGAAGAGGTGCAGGATCTGTCGGGTGTCGTCAATCATCCCGACCGGACGACGCGCGATCACTGGGCAGGACTGGCGATCGCCAACGGGGCTGACCCGGGGCGTACGGCCTATTTCGTCGAGTACGGCACGGCGATCGTCGCCGAGGTCGAGGGCAACCGGCCCGGCCCGACCTGGGCACTGCGGACCGACATCGATGCGCTGCCCATCCGGGAGGCCGACGACGATCAGCATCTGCCGGCCAAGGAGGGTTACCACTCGACCACCGGTGCCATGCACGCCTGCGGCCACGACTGCCACGCCGCAATCGGAGTAGGCCTGGTGCACCGGCTGTCGGATCATGATTTCCCGGGCACCGTCCGGGTCTTCTTCCAACCGGCCGAGGAGGGCGTACGCGGCGCGCAGACGATGATCGACGCCGGGGTGCTCGCCGGTGTCGACCGGATGCTCGGTGTGCACGTGGCGGGTGGCAGGCCGACCTCAGCCATCGTCGGCAGCGTCGTCGGCGGGATGGCGACTCGCAAGCTGGCGGTCACCTTCCGCGGCCTCGCAGCGCACGCCTCCGGGTCGCCGCAGGACGGCCGGAACGCGTTGCTGGCCGCGGCATCGGCGAGCCTGTCGATCATGGGTCTGCCGCGTTTCAGCGGCACCGACACCCGGCTGAACGTCGGCACGCTGCACGCCGGCGACAACGTCAACATCGTCCCTGCGCTGGCCGAGCTGACCTGTGAGGCGCGCGCCGACGACGACGGGGTGATCGAGGACCTGACGGCACGGGTCAGGCAGGTGATCGCCGGGGCCGCCCTGGCCTATGGCGTCGAGCAGGAGACGGTGATCACCGGGCGGGCGGTGACGATCGCGCCGGACGACGAGCTGGTCGACCGCCTCGTCTCCGCGGCAAAGGGCATTCCCGGCATTCCGGAGATCGTCCGGCGGGCACCACAAGGCGGCAGCGACGACGTCAATCTGATGATCAGAGGAGTCCAGACCAACGGCGGTCAGGGTGCGTACCTCAACGTCGGAGCCAACAGCCCGGCACCGCACCACAACCCGTACTTCAGCCCGGACGAGGAGTCGATCTTCACCGCCATCGAGTTGCTGGAGTCGGTCTTCCGCGCCGGCTGA
- a CDS encoding DUF2630 family protein gives MADGQEILDRIRALVEEEKALREQRAADQIAGEEERSRLASLEVELDQCWDLLRQRRALRAAGKDQSEAAVRPPSEVEGYIG, from the coding sequence ATGGCGGACGGACAGGAGATCCTCGACCGGATCCGGGCCCTGGTCGAGGAGGAGAAGGCCCTTCGCGAGCAACGCGCTGCCGATCAGATCGCCGGCGAGGAAGAACGGTCACGGCTGGCCTCGCTCGAGGTCGAACTCGACCAGTGCTGGGATCTGCTCAGGCAGCGCCGGGCGCTGCGCGCCGCGGGCAAGGACCAGTCCGAGGCGGCCGTGCGTCCTCCCTCGGAGGTCGAGGGCTACATCGGCTGA
- a CDS encoding DLW-39 family protein, translating into MKKLLLALAVAGGIAVIVRQYNRKAAEADLWAEATDKVSPAS; encoded by the coding sequence ATGAAGAAGTTGCTGCTCGCTCTGGCCGTCGCCGGCGGTATCGCGGTGATCGTCCGGCAATACAACCGCAAGGCGGCCGAGGCCGATCTGTGGGCCGAGGCGACCGACAAGGTCTCGCCCGCCTCCTAG